Below is a window of Plasmodium sp. gorilla clade G2 genome assembly, chromosome: 14 DNA.
aaaaaataaagataaaataaaataaaataaaaaatgaaaaaataattaaaaaaataaaataaacaaaaaaaaaaaaaaaatagtatataaaatgaatactTGTTAACAATTAAATtgcatacaaatatatataagccagtattcatttttattttttattttgttaatttttaatttttttttttttttttatgaatcaATTTTAagtttaatataaaaatgttataatatgaaaatatgtatttttaaataaataaataaatacatacatatatatatatatataattcatcagTTATATTATcagatattttttatgtgttcCCATTTACATACCTTGGtatgatatttttatgattcctataattttgaataattacaaatgatattatcaaatgaaaaaattccCCAATTAACTGATAAGTGGGGTgatatgtattattacttttatatattttataaaaatcagtgtatatatagtattgatttaaaaaataataataatcaggaaagaaaaaaaaaatcaaataaaaacgAGACAGAAAAATTACTACTAGGTTCAATTTATGCTATCAATTATTTATGTTCTAATATACaaccaaataaaaaattgaaaaatctATATAAATCTATATCAAATTCAAATCCTAAACTTATTAATACTAGTGCAAATATTCAAAgccaaaataatataaacccACAGGAAAATATACACGTTGGAAATTTTAATTGTTTTAATACtccattttataaattacacTACGTAGAAACATTAACaggtataaaataatataaataaataaatatatatatatatgtatatatgtatatatatttttcacttTTTAGCTTATAAATTTGTTTTAAttacacataaaaatattccaaATTTATCAAATTTTCTTAAAGACATTTATAAAACTTTATTTATCGATCTTATCATTTTAAATCCAGTTTATAAGGTATACTTCGCTTtccaaatattttttcccttcatatatatatataatatagatagaatatatatttttatatatgtatcttcTTTTTATAGATAGGAgatgaaataaaagataaaatgtTTGATGAgaaaatattagaaaaaatcAAAAGATTATACGTCGGGTGAGATTACggtgtataatataattttttttatacatattttaatatatgtctatattttcctttttttaactatatataaataaatatacatatatatgtatatacatatatatatatatatatatatatttttattttattttcaatccAATACAAACTAAgagttatataattaataagtaaatatatacatgtagcacttatttatatattcacatataatatatgttatctCATAATGGCTATAGATGCTGAAAGTTTTtatggaaaaagaaaaaagtgcAGAAGCACctttgaagaaaatattgagaaatataaattgttAAGAAAAGTTAAGACAACACATGATGATGGATGtgatagaaaaaatataaagaaaagatatttttataaacaacATGATGTTCTTTCATATTATGATGATTTGATCaatgataaaattataaatggaTATAcagatataattatatacacaGAAGAAATGGAAAATGGAAAAAGATGTTTCATTTTAGaatcatttttttccttcttaaaatattattgtttttatgCTATGtcattaaatgaaatatattttattaacaatgaaaatataaataaagaaaaaataataataaatgagcAAATACAACATGATATGGACAATACAAATTCAATTAAAGAAAATCCTGATATGCATTTATATGAGCTTATTGTAAGTAATGAAAAACGATGGTTATATTTCGATATagaatatgatataataaataattatgaaaataaagaatctatattgtttatttttattatcgagttttgtttatatatatattctaattttaatataaaaatatgtttaaatgatattttaattttagaTAGTTCAACAAGTAAAAAGGtttcttttcatataatcataaaaaatatacacacacttaataatgattattatgaatatttaatagattattgtaatttttatatatcaaaaaatgaaagggaaaaaaaatcaGAAAACTCAttttatcataaatataaaaagaaacaatACAAAAGAAAtcataataaacaaaatgaagaaaataaaccatatgaaaaaaattatttactttttgatgatgaaaattGTATAAAAAACTTTGTtgatttatttctatatcatATATCTGATCAAATAAAATACTGTGAAAATTCTTTTCTTGTTAATAATACAACGGTTTATATAGAATATGAAGAATTAGTAGaattgaataataatataaattttgtgcgaacaaatgaaatatataataataataaggaaagagaaaaatgttatgaagaaaaagaaaataatcataattgtgatgaaaatgataattgtggtgataatgataattgtGATGCAAATGATAATTGTGGTGAAAATGATAATTGTGATGAATATGATAATTgtcataaaatttataattgtgATAAAACTAATAATTgtcataaaatttataattgtgATAAAACTAATAGTTGTGATGATgatttacaaaaaattataaacgATTTTAGTGAAGTCAC
It encodes the following:
- a CDS encoding trafficking protein particle complex subunit 1, putative, yielding MILSNEKIPQLTDKWGDMYYYFYIFYKNQCIYSIDLKNNNNQERKKKSNKNETEKLLLGSIYAINYLCSNIQPNKKLKNLYKSISNSNPKLINTSANIQSQNNINPQENIHVGNFNCFNTPFYKLHYVETLTAYKFVLITHKNIPNLSNFLKDIYKTLFIDLIILNPVYKIGDEIKDKMFDEKILEKIKRLYVG